Proteins encoded together in one Vigna angularis cultivar LongXiaoDou No.4 chromosome 5, ASM1680809v1, whole genome shotgun sequence window:
- the LOC108340573 gene encoding putative disease resistance RPP13-like protein 1 has product MAAEMVTGVLVSTFLRRTIDTLASRLYDIFHQENHKKQLSNLKMKLLAIDVVAFEAEQKQFTDPRVRDWLLRAKDVVIDAEDLLDEIDYELSKTQVQAESQSASKKVWNSLDSSFFEIEFDSMREKVIEDLEELAIESDLLGLKKGGGVGVGSGSGSKVTHTSLPNDSVIFGRDDDKEFVLNWLTSDTHNSLSILSIVGMGGMGKTSLAQHVFNDPRLEEANFDTKVWVSVPQEFDVLKVSRAILDTITGSTDHSIQQEVIQKRLKEELMGKKFLLVLDDVWNERPSKWEDVQKPLVFGGKGSRILVTTRSEKVAVTMRSEKRLLQVLEKDYCWDLFAKHAFENGNPQPDSDFIEIGKKIVEKCNGLPLALKTMGSLLYNKSSLSEWKSIMKSEIWDFSENESDILPALRLSYFHLPSHLKKCFAFCALFPKGYWFHKEWLIELWMAENFLENPLQKKSPKEVGEEYCNDLLSWSFFQQSRFVERGFIMHDLLNDLAKYVCEDICIRLGVDEPKGIPKTTRHCSFSDSSFDGFGSSIDTQKLHTFMPTRLSLGWGRDCKMSIDDLFSRFKLIRVLSLCNCRSLTEVPKSVGNLKHLRSLDLSFTKIEKLPDSISLLYKLQILQLNCCRKLKELPPCLHQLDNLRRLELVGIEVKNWGAYVGKLKNVQVSVRAIDVEKILNFQQLGELDLHGSLTIDDLQNIENPSYALEVDLKNKPHLVELRLEWNFVGSSSVDSEKAEDVIENLRPSKYLKGLSIRNYIGKQFPDWLLHNSLPNLVSLKLEGCESCQRLPPLGLILFLKHLSIAGLDGIVSIDADFHGNNSSSFKSLETLYFSDMRQWEKWDCQAVTGAFPCLQDFSIKYCPKLKGHLPKFVALKALIVIHCEQLEALIVSAVRVEELSICSPRESISDDCVSLRIFPLDFFPTTLLTLELIGFPNLQMISQNHVHNHLWHLKIKECPKFESLPANMHMLLPSLSTLVIEECPRLESFSEGGLPLNLKYIRLNNCFRLVGSLKRALGDSPSLRSLTVEKVEAECFPDEGLLPLCLSELTIEDCQNLKKLNYKGLLELSSLRSLSLRKCPNLQCLPEEGLPKSILDLSIINCPLLEQRCNKEGGEDWEKISDIPDVFISGNEFF; this is encoded by the coding sequence ATGGCAGCAGAAATGGTTACCGGTGTTCTTGTTTCTACTTTTCTCCGGAGGACAATCGACACTTTGGCTTCTCGACTTTACGACATATTTCATCAAGAAAACCACAAGAAGCAACTCAGCAACTTGAAGATGAAGCTGCTAGCCATTGATGTTGTGGCGTTTGAAGCAGAACAAAAGCAGTTCACAGATCCACGTGTCAGAGATTGGCTTCTCAGGGCCAAAGATGTTGTGATTGATGCAGAAGATCTCTTGGATGAGATAGATTATGAACTCTCCAAAACCCAAGTGCAAGCTGAGTCTCAGAGTGCATCTAAGAAGGTGTGGAATTCCCTCGACTCTTCtttctttgaaattgaatttgattCCATGAGGGAAAAAGTCATTGAGGACCTAGAAGAACTTGCAATCGAAAGCGATCTTCTAGGTTTGAAAAAGGGTGGTGGTGTTGGGGTTGGATCAGGATCCGGTAGTAAAGTAACACATACATCTTTGCCAAATGACAGTGTTATCTTTGGCAGAGATGATGACAAAGAATTTGTCCTTAACTGGCTCACATCGGACACTCACAACAGCCTATCTATACTTTCTATTGTGGGCATGGGTGGGATGGGTAAGACCTCTCTTGCCCAACATGTATTCAACGACCCAAGGCTTGAAGAAGCTAACTTTGATACTAAAGTTTGGGTCAGTGTTCCACAGGAATTTGATGTTCTCAAAGTATCAAGAGCAATTCTTGACACAATAACTGGTTCCACTGATCATAGCATACAGCAGGAAGTAATTCAGAAAAGACTGAAAGAAGAACTTATGGGAAAGAAATTTCTTCTCGTTTTGGATGATGTTTGGAACGAAAGACCATCTAAATGGGAAGATGTGCAGAAGCCCTTAGTTTTCGGAGGCAAGGGCAGTAGAATTCTTGTCACTACACGGAGTGAGAAGGTTGCTGTTACCATGCGATCAGAAAAGCGCCTCCTGCAGGTATTAGAAAAAGATTATTGTTGGGACTTGTTCGCAAAGCATGCATTCGAAAATGGTAATCCCCAACCAGACTCAGACTTCATAGAGATTGGTAAGAAGATAGTTGAAAAATGTAATGGACTTCCTTTAGCCTTAAAAACTATGGGAAGTTTATTATACAATAAATCATCTCTTTCGGAATGGAAAAGTATTATGAAGAGTGAGATATGGGATTTTTCAGAAAATGAAAGTGATATACTCCCTGCTTTAAGACTGAGCTATTTCCACCTTCCTTCTCATCTGAAGAAATGCTTTGCTTTTTGTGCCTTATTTCCCAAAGGTTATTGGTTTCACAAGGAGTGGTTAATTGAATTGTGGATGGCTGAAAATTTCCTAGAAAACCCTCTACAGAAAAAGAGTCCTAAAGAAGTTGGTGAAGAATATTGCAATGATCTATTATCTTGGTCCTTCTTTCAACAGTCAAGATTCGTAGAGAGGGGTTTTATCATGCATGACCTTCTAAATGATTTGGCAAAATACGTCTGTGAAGACATATGCATAAGGTTAGGAGTTGATGAACCAAAAGGTATACCCAAAACAACCCGTCATTGTTCATTTTCAGACTCAAGTTTTGATGGGTTTGGGAGTTCGATTGATACTCAAAAGTTGCATACATTTATGCCAACAAGGTTGAGTTTGGGTTGGGGTCGGGATTGCAAGATGTCCATAGATGACTTGTTCTCCAGATTTAAGTTAATACGTGTCTTATCTTTGTGTAATTGTCGTAGCCTTACGGAGGTGCCTAAATCTGTAGGAAATCTTAAGCATCTTCGTTCATTAGATCTATCCTTCactaaaatagaaaaactaccCGACTCAATAAGTTTACTCTACAAGTTGCAAATACTGCAGCTGAACTGTTGTCGAAAATTAAAGGAGCTTCCCCCATGTTTACATCAACTCGACAATCTGCGTCGTCTTGAATTAGTAGGTATTGAAGTGAAAAATTGGGGAGCATATGTGGGAAAGCTGAAGAATGTTCAAGTATCTGTAAGGGCAATTGATGTTGAGAAAATTCTCAATTTTCAGCAATTAGGAGAACTCGATCTTCATGGAAGTCTAACAATTGATGATCTGCAGAATATTGAGAATCCCTCCTATGCATTAGAAGTTGATTTGAAGAACAAACCACACCTTGTGGAACTACGGTTAGAATGGAATTTCGTTGGCAGCTCCTCTGTTGATTCGGAAAAAGCTGAGGATGTAATTGAGAATCTACGTccttcaaaatatttgaaaggGTTGTCAATAAGGAACTATATTGGTAAACAATTTCCAGATTGGTTACTTCATAATTCATTACCGAATCTGGTGTCCTTAAAGTTGGAGGGATGTGAATCTTGCCAACGTTTACCTCCGCTTGGACTTATTCTATTTCTCAAGCACTTGAGCATTGCAGGACTTGATGGGATAGTGAGTATTGATGCTGATTTTCATGGGAACAACTCTTCTTCGTTTAAATCCCTTGAAACATTGTATTTCTCCGATATGAGGCAATGGGAAAAGTGGGACTGCCAAGCTGTGACAGGTGCTTTTCCATGTCTACAAGATTTTTCAATAAAGTATTGTCCCAAGCTGAAAGGACACCTGCCAAAGTTTGTTGCTTTAAAAGCTCTAATAGTGATTCACTGCGAACAACTTGAAGCTTTGATTGTCAGTGCTGTAAGAGTTGAAGAGTTGTCCATTTGTTCACCTCGGGAGTCAATAAGTGATGACTGTGTCTCTCTAAGGATCTTTCCACTTGACTTCTTCCCAACAACACTCCTGACTCTTGAACTCATTGGATTTCCTAATCTACAGATGATTTCACAGAATCATGTTCACAATCATCTCTGGCATCTGAAAATCAAAGAGTGCCCTAAATTTGAATCATTGCCTGCAAACATGCATATGCTGCTTCCATCTCTCTCAACGCTAGTGATAGAAGAGTGTCCAAGACTTGAGTCGTTCTCTGAAGGAGGTTTGCcattaaatctaaaatacatCAGACTCAATAATTGCTTTAGACTTGTTGGCTCACTCAAAAGAGCTTTAGGAGACAGTCCTTCGTTGAGAAGTTTAACGGTTGAAAAAGTAGAGGCGGAATGTTTTCCTGATGAAGGTTTGCTTCCACTCTGTCTTTCTGAACTAACAATAGAAGATtgtcaaaatctaaaaaaactGAACTACAAGGGTCTCTTAGAACTCTCATCTCTTCGATCACTGAGCCTTCGTAAATGTCCCAACCTCCAATGCTTACCAGAGGAGGGTCTTCCCAAATCAATTTTAGATCTTAGTATAATCAACTGTCCTTTGCTGGAACAGCGATGCAACAAAGAAGGAGGCGAAGACTGGGAAAAGATTTCTGACATTCCAGATGTATTTATATCGGGTAACGAattcttttaa